Proteins from a genomic interval of Flammeovirgaceae bacterium SG7u.111:
- a CDS encoding sulfatase-like hydrolase/transferase — MFKKLLFPFLLLVFNTSLSFSQQTSKPNIIIILTDDAGYEDFGCYGSTEFKTPNIDKLAKNGVRCTQAYVSGTCCSPSRAGLMTGRYQNRFGHEFNLPRRANKGDDPELLGMDVNELTIADLLKKEGYYTGIVGKWHLGMKKKFHPMNRGFDEFFGFLHGSRSYFPTEKAEFMEPIYRGFEKAGEQPYLTEVFTTEAIDFVKRNKEKPFFLYLSYNAVHAPMDALPEDEKLYDSIEWTKRRKLAAMTHSLDREVGRFMNTLDSLQLTENTLIFFLNDNGGATISNGASNGKLNGQKGTVMEGGVRVPFIVHWPSKLKAKEYQHPITALDILPTSLAVAKGKLPKDRVYDGVNILSYLRGGNLSRPHQTFYWRYNNCAAVREGDWKLIRMPDRPAMLFNLARDEQELIDMAIDKPELVARLYKKLFEWEKSLPYPRWRSEVKWFEEDVKRYDKAYINGKARW; from the coding sequence ATCATTATCTTGACCGATGATGCCGGCTATGAAGATTTTGGCTGCTATGGTTCCACGGAGTTTAAAACTCCTAACATTGATAAACTTGCAAAAAATGGAGTGCGCTGCACGCAAGCGTATGTAAGCGGAACTTGTTGCAGTCCGTCGCGAGCAGGGCTTATGACAGGGCGCTACCAAAACCGATTTGGGCACGAGTTCAATTTGCCAAGGCGAGCAAATAAGGGAGACGACCCAGAACTTTTGGGCATGGATGTGAACGAATTGACCATTGCCGATCTGCTAAAAAAAGAGGGATATTATACAGGGATAGTTGGGAAATGGCATTTGGGGATGAAGAAAAAGTTCCACCCCATGAACAGGGGTTTCGATGAGTTTTTTGGCTTTTTACATGGCTCAAGGTCTTATTTTCCTACTGAAAAGGCGGAATTTATGGAGCCAATTTACCGAGGTTTTGAAAAAGCTGGAGAGCAACCTTACCTTACCGAAGTATTCACTACCGAAGCCATCGACTTTGTGAAACGGAATAAAGAAAAACCATTTTTCCTATACCTCTCGTACAATGCAGTGCATGCCCCCATGGATGCGCTTCCTGAAGACGAAAAGCTGTATGATAGCATAGAATGGACGAAAAGGAGAAAGTTGGCTGCGATGACCCACTCTCTCGATAGAGAAGTAGGAAGGTTTATGAATACCCTCGATTCTTTACAGCTTACAGAAAATACCTTAATCTTTTTCCTCAACGATAACGGAGGAGCGACAATTAGCAATGGGGCTAGCAATGGCAAGCTCAACGGTCAGAAAGGTACTGTGATGGAAGGGGGAGTTCGGGTTCCGTTTATCGTTCATTGGCCGTCAAAACTCAAAGCAAAAGAATATCAGCATCCTATAACTGCACTCGATATTTTACCTACTTCTTTGGCTGTAGCGAAAGGGAAATTACCCAAAGACCGAGTCTATGACGGGGTGAATATCCTTTCTTATCTCAGAGGTGGGAACCTTTCTCGTCCGCATCAAACCTTCTACTGGAGGTATAACAATTGCGCTGCGGTGCGTGAAGGTGACTGGAAGCTGATCAGGATGCCCGACCGCCCGGCTATGTTGTTCAATTTGGCTCGGGATGAACAAGAGCTGATAGATATGGCTATCGATAAACCCGAGTTAGTTGCTCGTTTGTACAAAAAGCTTTTTGAGTGGGAAAAAAGCTTGCCCTATCCCCGTTGGAGATCAGAAGTAAAATGGTTTGAAGAGGATGTAAAGCGCTACGATAAGGCTTATATCAATGGAAAAGCTAGGTGGTAA